The following proteins are co-located in the Microbacterium sp. SORGH_AS_0888 genome:
- a CDS encoding inorganic phosphate transporter has product MDTAALIVVLVIGLALFFDFTNGFHDTANAMATPIATGALKPKVAVMLAAALNLVGAFLSTEVSKTISHGIIREDQITPAAFLPLIFAGLIGAITWNMLTWLLGLPSSSSHALFGGLIGATIVGVGVLAIDFGVVLSKVVLPAVIAPFTAGVIAFVTTKVAYAVTRRYDGKPDGRDGFRWGQIFSSSLVALAHGTNDAQKTMGVITLALIMAGWQDPAHADPQLWVIFACAFTIALGTYMGGWRIIRTIGKGLTEVKPAQGFSAETSTAATILASSALGFALSTTQVASGSVIGSGLGRRGSKVHWRTVGRIAVGWLLTLPAAGAVGAVAALLVAWLGIWGTVIDAVLAIAVVLAIFVRSRRNEVTAANAMSEVAESARAVDLTSDPPPTRRQRQALRAQARAARKADRREHDRDAAASRKNDQERR; this is encoded by the coding sequence GTGGACACCGCAGCCCTGATCGTCGTCCTGGTCATCGGCCTCGCCCTCTTCTTCGACTTCACCAACGGCTTCCACGACACCGCCAATGCGATGGCGACGCCCATCGCGACCGGCGCGCTCAAGCCCAAGGTCGCGGTGATGCTGGCGGCCGCGTTGAACCTGGTGGGCGCCTTCCTGTCGACGGAGGTGTCGAAGACGATCTCGCACGGGATCATCCGTGAGGACCAGATCACCCCGGCCGCGTTCCTGCCCCTGATCTTCGCCGGGCTCATCGGCGCGATCACGTGGAACATGCTGACCTGGCTCCTGGGACTGCCCTCCAGCTCGTCGCACGCCCTGTTCGGCGGCCTCATCGGCGCGACGATCGTGGGCGTGGGCGTTCTGGCGATCGACTTCGGCGTCGTGCTGAGCAAGGTCGTGCTGCCGGCGGTGATCGCGCCGTTCACGGCCGGCGTCATCGCGTTCGTCACGACCAAGGTCGCCTACGCAGTCACGCGCCGCTACGACGGCAAGCCCGACGGGCGCGACGGCTTCCGCTGGGGCCAGATCTTCTCCTCCTCGCTCGTCGCGCTCGCACACGGCACCAATGACGCGCAGAAGACCATGGGCGTCATCACCCTCGCGCTCATCATGGCGGGATGGCAGGATCCCGCGCACGCCGATCCGCAGCTGTGGGTGATCTTCGCCTGCGCGTTCACGATCGCCCTCGGCACCTACATGGGCGGCTGGCGGATCATCCGCACGATCGGCAAGGGCCTCACCGAGGTCAAGCCCGCCCAGGGGTTCTCGGCGGAGACGTCGACCGCGGCGACCATCCTCGCGTCCTCGGCCCTCGGCTTCGCGCTGTCGACGACCCAGGTGGCCTCGGGGTCGGTCATCGGCTCGGGCCTGGGCCGCCGCGGCTCGAAGGTGCACTGGCGCACGGTGGGGCGCATCGCGGTGGGCTGGCTCCTGACCCTTCCGGCCGCCGGCGCGGTGGGCGCGGTCGCGGCGCTGCTGGTGGCCTGGCTGGGCATCTGGGGCACCGTGATCGACGCCGTGCTCGCGATCGCGGTCGTGCTGGCCATCTTCGTGCGCTCGCGCCGCAACGAGGTCACGGCGGCGAACGCCATGAGCGAGGTCGCCGAGTCGGCGCGTGCCGTGGACCTCACGAGCGACCCGCCGCCCACGCGTCGTCAGCGGCAGGCCCTCCGTGCCCAGGCGCGGGCTGCGCGCAAGGCCGATCGACGTGAGCACGACAGGGATGCCGCGGCATCCCGCAAGAACGACCAGGAGCGGCGATGA
- a CDS encoding metallophosphoesterase, with protein MSVTSARFGQYPAPRRVLLHLSDTHLLAGNPLLGGRYDTAENLRRTLERVERMRLRPDAIVFTGDLTDLGEPAAYAALRAAVEPVAERLGAPVVWVAGNHDERPALRAGLLDGEPTQEPVTGVWDLGGLRLIALDTTVPGWHHGELDDAQLRWLVDVLRTPVELGTLLAMHHPPVPSHVPLFDILELRDQPRLAAAIAGSDVRGILAGHLHYSTSGLFAGVPVNVAAATCYTMDLALPPEEVNGMDAGQSFHLVHVYDDTITHAVVPVTGAETADFFSAAWVERMSALSPQERLEAFSRKRPR; from the coding sequence ATGAGCGTCACGTCCGCGCGGTTCGGCCAGTACCCAGCGCCCCGGCGGGTGCTGCTGCACCTGAGTGACACCCACCTGCTCGCCGGCAACCCGCTTCTCGGCGGTCGATACGACACCGCCGAGAACCTCCGTCGCACGCTCGAGCGGGTGGAGCGGATGCGGCTGCGCCCCGACGCGATCGTGTTCACCGGTGATCTCACCGATCTCGGCGAGCCCGCCGCCTACGCCGCATTGCGCGCCGCGGTCGAGCCGGTCGCCGAGCGGCTGGGCGCACCTGTGGTCTGGGTCGCCGGCAACCACGACGAGCGGCCCGCGCTGCGTGCAGGACTCCTGGACGGCGAGCCGACGCAGGAGCCGGTGACCGGGGTCTGGGACCTCGGCGGGCTGCGCCTCATCGCCCTCGACACGACGGTCCCCGGCTGGCATCACGGCGAGCTCGACGACGCGCAGCTGCGCTGGCTCGTGGATGTCCTGCGCACACCGGTCGAGCTCGGAACGCTGCTCGCGATGCACCACCCGCCGGTGCCGAGCCACGTGCCGCTGTTCGACATCCTCGAGCTGCGCGATCAGCCACGGCTCGCGGCCGCGATCGCCGGCAGCGACGTGCGGGGCATCCTCGCGGGCCACCTGCACTACTCGACCAGCGGTCTGTTCGCCGGCGTCCCCGTGAACGTCGCGGCGGCCACCTGCTACACGATGGACCTCGCCCTCCCACCCGAGGAGGTCAACGGGATGGATGCCGGACAGTCGTTCCACCTGGTCCACGTGTACGACGACACCATCACGCACGCCGTCGTGCCGGTGACCGGGGCGGAGACCGCCGACTTCTTCAGCGCGGCGTGGGTCGAGCGGATGTCGGCGCTCTCCCCGCAGGAGCGCCTCGAGGCGTTCTCCCGCAAGCGACCGCGCTGA
- a CDS encoding DEAD/DEAH box helicase: MPTTAPAARTSTARRTRTSSARRDDEAPLIPILARKVREVEAKAQRGKLGPTNRVKFQVIAFLVREERARVKADAELTDGARSELLKRLDGVATILAKTAARDTSLIQLLEVDQATSPVAKRMRRDWLLESGAELPADELIITDAAPAKATAALVPPQLAERQVIPPQVEARQMAHPFLAPDLALRAPRETPRRRLDGWELMGPLYKAFETGAGGGSACMELPPVPEFDRLSPKGLEIMPHQSRFLEAVREGHRSFLLADEPGLGKTAESVLAASVADAYPLLVVVPNVVKMNWAREVERWTPQRRATVIQGDGEDIDAFADVFIVNYEVLDRHLAWLGEIGLAGMVVDEAHFIKNLTSQRSRNVLALAAGIRERMSHPLMLALTGTPLINDVEDFDAIWRFLGWTNGTKPEPELMERLDETGLTPADKAFYPAARSAVISMGIVRRLKTDVAKDLPDKLVADLPVELDDEYGRSIRQAERELAQRLAARYRRIVEARGDRGLAIGEIDEDVVRLVAQHELDESKAAGSGEDNVFSMVRRIGQAKALLAADYAVQLQRSVGKVVFFAKHIDVMDAAEAHFAAAGLRTVSLRGDQSATSRQAAIDAFNNDPGVSIAVCSLTAAGVGVNMQAASNVVLAELSWTAAEQTQAIDRVHRIGQDEPVTAWRIIAAHTIDTKIAELIDSKQGLALRALDGHAVEPGSSDSVQLSALMHLTRSALGAA, translated from the coding sequence ATGCCGACCACGGCACCCGCCGCCCGCACCAGCACCGCGCGGCGCACCCGTACCTCGTCCGCCCGACGCGATGACGAGGCCCCCCTCATCCCGATCCTCGCCCGAAAGGTCCGCGAGGTCGAAGCCAAGGCGCAGCGTGGCAAGCTGGGCCCGACCAATCGGGTCAAGTTCCAGGTCATCGCCTTCCTCGTGCGCGAGGAGCGTGCCCGCGTCAAGGCCGACGCCGAGCTCACCGATGGCGCGCGCAGCGAGCTGCTGAAGCGCCTCGACGGCGTCGCGACGATCCTCGCGAAGACCGCCGCGCGCGACACGTCCCTCATCCAGCTGCTCGAGGTCGACCAGGCGACCTCTCCGGTCGCGAAGCGCATGCGCCGCGACTGGCTGCTCGAGTCGGGTGCGGAGCTCCCCGCCGACGAGCTGATCATCACGGATGCGGCCCCGGCCAAGGCGACCGCGGCGCTCGTGCCGCCGCAGCTCGCCGAGCGCCAGGTGATCCCGCCGCAGGTCGAGGCGCGGCAGATGGCGCATCCCTTCCTCGCGCCCGACCTCGCGCTCCGCGCGCCCCGCGAGACCCCCCGCCGCCGTCTGGACGGCTGGGAGCTCATGGGCCCGCTGTACAAGGCGTTCGAGACGGGCGCCGGCGGCGGCTCCGCGTGCATGGAGCTTCCGCCCGTGCCCGAGTTCGACCGGCTCTCGCCCAAGGGCCTCGAGATCATGCCGCACCAGTCGCGGTTCCTGGAGGCGGTTCGCGAGGGGCACCGCTCGTTCCTCCTCGCGGACGAGCCGGGCCTGGGCAAGACCGCCGAGTCGGTGCTGGCAGCATCCGTCGCCGACGCGTATCCGCTGCTGGTGGTCGTGCCCAACGTCGTGAAGATGAACTGGGCGCGCGAGGTGGAACGCTGGACGCCGCAGCGCCGCGCGACGGTCATCCAGGGCGACGGGGAGGACATCGACGCCTTCGCCGACGTGTTCATCGTCAACTACGAGGTGCTGGATCGGCACCTCGCCTGGCTCGGCGAGATCGGTCTCGCGGGCATGGTCGTCGATGAGGCGCACTTCATCAAGAACCTCACCTCGCAGCGTTCCCGGAACGTGCTGGCGCTCGCCGCCGGCATCCGTGAGCGCATGAGCCACCCGCTCATGCTCGCGCTGACCGGCACCCCGCTCATCAACGACGTCGAGGACTTCGACGCGATCTGGCGCTTCCTCGGCTGGACCAACGGCACGAAGCCCGAGCCCGAGCTGATGGAGCGTCTCGACGAGACCGGTCTGACCCCGGCCGACAAGGCGTTCTACCCGGCGGCGCGGTCCGCGGTGATCTCGATGGGCATCGTCCGCCGACTGAAGACGGATGTCGCGAAAGACCTGCCCGACAAGCTCGTCGCCGATCTTCCCGTCGAGCTCGACGACGAATACGGCCGCTCCATCCGGCAGGCGGAGCGCGAGCTCGCGCAGCGTCTGGCCGCGCGCTACCGTCGCATCGTGGAGGCCCGCGGCGACCGGGGGCTCGCGATCGGGGAGATCGACGAGGATGTCGTGCGACTCGTCGCGCAGCATGAGCTCGACGAGTCGAAGGCGGCGGGCTCCGGCGAGGACAACGTGTTCTCGATGGTGCGCCGCATCGGCCAGGCAAAGGCGCTGCTCGCCGCGGACTACGCGGTGCAGCTGCAGCGCTCGGTCGGCAAGGTGGTCTTCTTCGCCAAGCACATCGACGTGATGGACGCCGCGGAGGCGCACTTCGCCGCGGCCGGGCTGCGCACCGTGTCGCTGCGCGGCGACCAGAGCGCGACATCCCGCCAGGCGGCGATCGACGCGTTCAACAACGATCCGGGCGTCTCCATCGCCGTCTGCTCGCTGACGGCAGCCGGTGTCGGGGTGAACATGCAGGCCGCCTCCAACGTCGTGCTGGCCGAGCTCAGCTGGACCGCGGCCGAGCAGACACAGGCGATCGACCGGGTGCACCGCATCGGGCAGGACGAGCCCGTGACGGCGTGGCGCATCATCGCGGCGCACACGATCGACACCAAGATCGCCGAGCTCATCGACTCGAAGCAGGGCCTCGCGCTCCGCGCCCTCGACGGTCACGCCGTCGAGCCCGGTTCGAGCGACTCCGTGCAGCTGTCGGCGCTCATGCACCTCACCCGCAGCGCGCTCGGCGCGGCCTAG
- a CDS encoding aspartate ammonia-lyase: MDTHATTRTRTETDSLGSLEIPAGAYWGIHTARALENFPIAKRPISVYPELITALAMVKQAAARANRDIGVIPADKAELIDRAAQEVIDGRFHDQFVVGVIQGGAGTSTNMNANEVITNVALELAGRPKGDYAFLSPIDHTNRSQSTNDVYPTSIKVGLSLALGSLLSELAQLRQAFSAKAVEFHDVLKVGRTQLQDAVPMTLGQEFHGFATTLGADEQRLRENAQLLHEINLGATAIGTGITTHPDYAASVAGHLRAISGLDLETAADLVESTSDTGSFMSFSASLKRNAIKLSKICNDLRLLSSGPQAGLGEINLPARQAGSSIMPGKVNPVIPEVVNQVAFSVAGADLTVTMAVEGGQLQLNAFEPVIAHSIFQSITWMRQAMWTLRVNCVEGITANRDRLGAMVGSSVGVITALTPFIGYAAAAALAKTALLTGHNVADLVVEAGLMSREEVTKQLSPARLSGLEAVTAAIPVVGARSARDQI; the protein is encoded by the coding sequence ATGGACACCCACGCAACGACGCGCACCCGTACTGAGACCGACTCGCTGGGATCGCTCGAGATCCCCGCCGGAGCCTACTGGGGCATCCACACGGCACGAGCGCTCGAGAACTTCCCGATCGCGAAACGGCCGATCTCCGTCTATCCCGAGCTCATCACGGCGCTCGCCATGGTGAAGCAGGCGGCGGCCCGTGCCAACCGCGACATCGGGGTGATCCCCGCCGACAAGGCCGAGCTCATCGATCGCGCCGCGCAGGAGGTCATCGACGGCCGCTTCCACGACCAGTTCGTCGTGGGCGTCATCCAGGGCGGGGCGGGCACCTCGACCAACATGAACGCGAACGAGGTCATCACCAACGTCGCGCTGGAGCTGGCCGGGCGTCCCAAGGGCGACTACGCCTTCCTCTCGCCGATCGACCACACGAACCGCAGCCAGTCGACCAACGACGTCTATCCGACCTCCATCAAGGTCGGGCTCTCGCTGGCGCTCGGGAGCCTGCTGAGCGAGCTCGCTCAGCTGCGGCAGGCATTCAGCGCCAAGGCGGTCGAGTTCCACGATGTGCTCAAGGTCGGGCGCACCCAGCTCCAGGACGCCGTGCCGATGACACTGGGGCAGGAGTTCCACGGGTTCGCCACGACGCTCGGCGCCGACGAGCAGCGGCTGCGGGAGAACGCACAGCTGCTCCACGAGATCAACCTGGGGGCGACCGCGATCGGAACCGGGATCACGACCCACCCCGACTACGCCGCATCCGTCGCCGGGCACCTCCGGGCGATCTCGGGGCTCGACCTCGAGACGGCCGCCGACCTCGTCGAGTCCACGAGCGACACGGGCTCGTTCATGTCGTTCTCGGCATCCCTCAAGCGCAACGCGATCAAGCTGTCGAAGATCTGCAACGATCTGCGTCTGCTCTCCTCCGGCCCGCAGGCGGGCCTGGGCGAGATCAACCTGCCGGCCCGCCAGGCGGGGTCGAGCATCATGCCCGGGAAGGTCAATCCCGTGATCCCGGAGGTCGTCAACCAGGTCGCCTTCTCGGTCGCCGGCGCCGATCTGACCGTGACGATGGCGGTCGAGGGCGGCCAGCTGCAGCTCAACGCCTTCGAGCCCGTCATCGCGCACTCGATCTTCCAGTCGATCACCTGGATGCGGCAGGCCATGTGGACGCTGCGGGTCAACTGCGTCGAGGGCATCACCGCGAACCGCGACCGCCTGGGGGCGATGGTCGGCTCCTCGGTGGGCGTCATCACGGCGCTCACGCCCTTCATCGGCTACGCGGCGGCCGCGGCTCTCGCGAAGACCGCGCTGCTGACGGGGCACAACGTCGCCGACCTCGTCGTGGAGGCGGGGCTCATGTCGCGGGAGGAGGTCACCAAGCAGCTCTCGCCCGCGCGGCTGTCGGGCCTCGAGGCCGTCACGGCCGCGATCCCGGTGGTCGGCGCGC
- a CDS encoding peptidase, with amino-acid sequence MNIQIDWLAFVHVFVAALAGAVVVVGSYALGLRMLVRAGRAPVVAPAEFTDAITVMSEKARARAVKAAAKAAKKSPLTPAQRRLALVAAYASFALCGLAVLGGLALIVLGR; translated from the coding sequence ATGAACATCCAGATCGACTGGCTCGCGTTCGTGCACGTGTTCGTCGCGGCGTTGGCGGGTGCGGTCGTCGTGGTCGGCTCCTATGCGCTCGGCCTGCGGATGCTGGTGCGTGCCGGGCGCGCCCCGGTCGTCGCGCCGGCGGAGTTCACGGACGCCATCACGGTCATGTCGGAGAAGGCGCGGGCGCGGGCTGTGAAGGCGGCGGCGAAGGCGGCGAAGAAGAGCCCCCTGACGCCCGCTCAGCGCCGGCTCGCCCTCGTGGCCGCGTACGCGTCGTTCGCGCTCTGCGGGCTCGCCGTGCTCGGCGGGCTCGCGCTCATCGTCCTCGGTCGCTGA
- a CDS encoding ATP-dependent 6-phosphofructokinase, with the protein MKIGILTSGGDCPGLNAVIRGVVLKGTTVHDIEFVGIRDGWRGVVDGDFFPLTRHEVKGLSKVGGTILGTSRTNPYEGPRGGAENISKTLYGHHIDGIVAIGGEGTLAAANRLFHDGVNVLGVPKTIDNDLRATDYSFGFDTAVNIATDAMDRLRTTGDSHQRCMVAEVMGRHVGWIALHAGIAAGAHVICIPEVPMSIDEIVEQVSRAHDRGRAPLVVVSEGFTLTGMDEAYSDKGLDAFNRPRLGGIGEVLAPEIERITGIETRATVLGHIQRGGSPSGFDRVLATRLGLHAADAIVDGAWGQMVAMRGTDIVRVPFEEALGELNTVPLYRYEEAAALFG; encoded by the coding sequence ATGAAGATCGGCATCCTGACCAGTGGCGGAGACTGCCCCGGACTGAACGCGGTGATCCGCGGCGTCGTGCTCAAGGGCACGACCGTGCACGACATCGAGTTCGTCGGCATCCGCGACGGGTGGCGCGGCGTCGTCGACGGCGACTTCTTCCCGCTGACCAGGCACGAGGTGAAGGGCCTGTCCAAGGTCGGGGGCACGATCCTCGGCACGAGTCGCACGAACCCCTATGAGGGGCCGCGCGGGGGCGCCGAGAACATCTCGAAGACGCTCTACGGCCACCACATCGACGGGATCGTCGCGATCGGCGGCGAGGGCACCCTGGCCGCCGCCAACCGGCTCTTCCACGACGGCGTCAACGTGCTGGGCGTGCCCAAGACGATCGACAACGACCTGCGTGCCACCGACTACTCCTTCGGCTTCGACACGGCCGTGAACATCGCGACCGATGCCATGGACCGCCTGCGCACGACCGGCGACTCGCACCAGCGCTGCATGGTCGCGGAGGTCATGGGGCGTCACGTCGGCTGGATCGCGCTCCACGCGGGCATCGCCGCGGGCGCGCACGTGATCTGCATCCCCGAGGTGCCGATGTCGATCGACGAGATCGTCGAGCAGGTCAGCCGCGCCCACGACCGTGGTCGCGCGCCGCTCGTGGTGGTCTCGGAGGGCTTCACGCTCACCGGGATGGACGAGGCCTACAGCGACAAGGGACTGGATGCGTTCAACCGCCCCAGGCTCGGCGGCATCGGCGAGGTGCTCGCCCCGGAGATCGAGCGCATCACGGGGATCGAGACGCGCGCGACCGTGCTCGGCCACATCCAGCGCGGGGGCTCGCCCTCCGGATTCGACCGCGTGCTCGCGACGCGCCTGGGCCTGCATGCCGCCGACGCCATCGTGGACGGCGCCTGGGGGCAGATGGTCGCGATGCGCGGCACCGACATCGTGCGCGTCCCGTTCGAGGAGGCGCTGGGCGAGCTCAACACCGTCCCGCTGTACCGCTACGAAGAGGCCGCCGCCCTCTTCGGCTGA
- a CDS encoding S9 family peptidase encodes MTGSIPVPPPAAREPRVRSHHGDDFTDPYEWLRAKDDPRVREHLETENAYTEARTAHLAGLRERIFDEIKGRTLETDLSVPTRRGDWWYYGRTVEGRQYGIQCRAPLASPDDWTPPQLSPDAPVPGEQVLLDGNEEADGEEFFSLGSFEVSTSGDLLLYGVDLDGDERYTLRLRDLRTGESLPDVIEGTFAGATLSPDGRFVVYTTVDDAWRPDTVWLHEIGTPVDQDTKLFHEPDERYWVGAGFTRSDRYLVIGLGSSITSEEWLLDADDLRGEPRVVWPRQEGVEYDSSHAVIDGRDVLFVLHNDGALDFELVRVSAEDPEGDREVVLPHEPGRRLLGVSTFRDWAVVGYRREGLARLGMLDYADGAVSEIAFDEPLYSVGTAGNPEWAPPLLRLGYGSFTTPSTVYDYDVASGELLLRKRQPVLGGYDPADYGQARAWATAQDGTQVPISLVWKRSFGDPAASPRPVHLYGYGSYEHSIEPGFSVARLSALDRGVIFAVAHVRGGGEMGRQWYEDGKTLTKRNTFTDFVDCALHLIDNGFTTASQLVAEGGSAGGLLMGAVANLAPELFAGILADVPFVDALTTILDPSLPLTVIEWDEWGDPLHDPEVYAYMRSYSPYENVREGVRYPRILAVTSFNDTRVLYVEPAKWVARLREVGADALLKCEMVAGHGGVSGRYDSWRERAFELAWLFDVLGVAEVAPAGAEAASAGGQGASA; translated from the coding sequence GTGACCGGCAGCATCCCCGTCCCCCCTCCCGCCGCCCGTGAGCCCCGCGTGCGCTCGCACCACGGCGACGACTTCACCGACCCGTACGAATGGCTCCGCGCGAAGGACGATCCGCGCGTGCGCGAGCACCTCGAGACGGAGAACGCCTACACCGAGGCGCGCACGGCGCACCTCGCAGGCCTGCGCGAGCGCATCTTCGACGAGATCAAGGGACGCACGCTCGAGACGGACCTGTCCGTCCCCACGCGTCGCGGTGACTGGTGGTACTACGGCCGCACCGTCGAGGGGCGGCAGTACGGCATCCAGTGCCGCGCTCCCCTCGCCTCCCCCGACGACTGGACGCCGCCGCAGCTGTCGCCCGACGCCCCCGTGCCCGGCGAGCAGGTGCTGCTCGACGGCAACGAGGAGGCGGACGGCGAGGAGTTCTTCTCGCTCGGATCCTTCGAGGTCTCCACCTCCGGCGACCTCCTGCTGTACGGCGTCGACCTCGACGGCGACGAGCGGTACACCCTGCGGCTGCGGGACCTCCGCACGGGCGAGAGCCTGCCCGACGTCATCGAGGGCACCTTCGCGGGCGCCACGCTCTCCCCCGACGGGCGATTCGTCGTCTACACGACCGTGGATGACGCCTGGCGACCGGACACCGTGTGGCTGCATGAGATCGGCACGCCGGTCGACCAGGACACGAAGCTGTTCCACGAACCCGACGAGCGGTACTGGGTCGGCGCCGGGTTCACCCGCAGCGACCGGTACCTCGTGATCGGGCTCGGCTCGTCGATCACGAGCGAGGAGTGGCTGCTGGATGCCGACGACCTGCGTGGCGAGCCCCGCGTCGTCTGGCCGCGGCAGGAGGGGGTCGAATACGACTCCTCGCATGCCGTGATCGACGGTCGGGACGTGCTGTTCGTCCTGCACAACGACGGCGCGCTCGACTTCGAGCTCGTGCGGGTGTCCGCCGAGGACCCGGAGGGAGACCGGGAGGTCGTGCTCCCGCACGAGCCCGGACGTCGGCTGCTCGGGGTCTCGACCTTCCGCGACTGGGCCGTGGTGGGATACCGCCGCGAAGGACTCGCCCGGCTGGGCATGCTCGACTACGCCGACGGCGCGGTCTCCGAGATCGCCTTCGACGAGCCGCTGTACTCGGTGGGCACAGCGGGCAACCCCGAATGGGCGCCCCCGCTCCTGCGTCTCGGCTACGGCTCGTTCACGACGCCGTCGACCGTGTACGACTACGACGTCGCCTCCGGCGAGCTGCTGCTGCGCAAGCGCCAGCCGGTGCTCGGCGGCTACGACCCCGCCGACTACGGTCAGGCGCGCGCGTGGGCCACCGCGCAGGACGGCACCCAGGTGCCGATCTCGCTCGTGTGGAAGCGCTCGTTCGGCGACCCCGCGGCATCCCCCCGCCCCGTCCACCTCTACGGCTACGGCTCCTATGAGCACTCGATCGAGCCGGGCTTCTCGGTCGCCCGCCTCTCGGCGCTCGATCGCGGCGTGATCTTCGCCGTCGCCCACGTGCGCGGCGGCGGCGAGATGGGGCGGCAGTGGTACGAGGACGGCAAGACGCTGACCAAGCGCAACACGTTCACGGACTTCGTCGACTGCGCGCTGCACCTGATCGACAACGGCTTCACGACCGCCTCGCAGCTCGTCGCCGAAGGCGGGTCCGCCGGAGGGCTCCTGATGGGCGCGGTCGCCAACCTCGCGCCCGAGCTGTTCGCCGGCATCCTCGCCGACGTGCCGTTCGTGGACGCCCTGACGACGATCCTCGACCCCTCGCTGCCCCTGACCGTCATCGAGTGGGACGAGTGGGGCGACCCGCTCCACGACCCCGAGGTGTACGCGTACATGAGGTCGTACTCGCCGTACGAGAACGTCCGCGAAGGGGTGCGCTACCCCCGGATCCTCGCGGTCACCTCGTTCAACGACACCCGCGTGCTCTACGTCGAGCCCGCGAAGTGGGTCGCGCGGCTGCGTGAGGTGGGCGCGGACGCCCTGCTGAAGTGCGAGATGGTCGCCGGTCACGGCGGCGTCAGCGGACGCTACGACTCGTGGCGCGAGCGCGCCTTCGAGCTGGCGTGGCTGTTCGACGTGCTGGGCGTCGCGGAGGTCGCCCCGGCGGGTGCCGAGGCCGCCTCGGCGGGTGGCCAGGGCGCCTCGGCCTGA